A genomic window from Treponema maltophilum ATCC 51939 includes:
- a CDS encoding NFACT RNA binding domain-containing protein: MSLNCTEIDIVLSELDAEGAFIQDIVQPGYDSIALYLYKTSYNRAKCLYICLAPNECRLHETARTIPKNKTPLRFMEFLKSRIKGARIRSIEQIGQERIVRIRAVQGDVSYNLFIRLWSGAANIVVTDDSMHILDVFYRRPKRGEISGGTFSLPDTSQAHSQAKQSAPHKEFQKRDFTQGEYAECFRRSGVDPEALSFNEQLDKWYAEYGKTSSRTLLLAQAHKAYEQRVGRIQSAVLRLEEKRRTFLHADLYKRQGDLILANAHLFNEQSALAQQHTEARAYKESVPIECFDYESGKTVSIRIDPKKSAAENAADRYAEYKKARSGLADLEKDILDLKQELEDVRASYEEIKAEENPLRIRQFLQKKEQTQKPHEKKRPGVGFTIGEWQLFVGRSAAENDELLRRHVNGLDLWLHTRDWSGGYVFIKNRRGKTIPLDILIDAGNLAVFYSKARKAKTADVYYTQVKYLRRAKGAPKGTVLPTHEKNITITLDDERIRKMEKMKTHD, from the coding sequence ATGTCGCTGAATTGCACGGAAATTGATATTGTTTTATCGGAACTCGACGCCGAGGGCGCATTCATTCAGGACATCGTTCAGCCCGGCTACGACAGCATCGCTTTATATCTGTATAAAACTTCGTACAATCGGGCAAAATGCCTGTACATCTGCCTTGCGCCGAACGAGTGCCGCCTGCACGAAACGGCGCGCACAATCCCCAAAAACAAAACGCCGCTCCGGTTTATGGAATTTTTAAAAAGCCGCATAAAAGGCGCAAGAATCCGAAGCATCGAGCAAATAGGTCAAGAGCGCATCGTGCGCATACGGGCGGTTCAAGGCGACGTTTCGTATAATCTGTTCATCCGTTTATGGAGCGGCGCGGCGAACATTGTCGTTACCGATGACTCGATGCACATTTTAGACGTGTTTTATCGGCGCCCAAAACGCGGCGAAATAAGCGGCGGAACGTTCAGCCTGCCCGATACGAGCCAAGCGCATTCACAAGCGAAGCAAAGCGCTCCGCACAAGGAGTTTCAAAAGCGCGACTTTACGCAGGGCGAATACGCCGAGTGTTTTCGACGTTCAGGCGTCGATCCCGAGGCGCTTTCGTTCAACGAACAACTCGACAAATGGTACGCCGAATACGGAAAAACCTCTTCGCGCACGCTCTTATTGGCGCAAGCGCACAAAGCGTACGAACAAAGAGTCGGCCGCATACAAAGCGCCGTACTTCGGCTCGAAGAAAAGCGCCGCACTTTTTTGCACGCGGATTTATATAAGCGTCAAGGCGACCTTATATTGGCGAACGCACACCTGTTCAATGAACAAAGCGCGCTCGCGCAACAACATACGGAGGCGCGCGCATATAAAGAATCCGTGCCGATTGAGTGTTTCGACTACGAAAGCGGAAAAACGGTGAGCATCCGCATAGATCCGAAAAAAAGCGCCGCCGAAAATGCGGCCGACCGTTACGCGGAGTATAAAAAAGCCCGAAGCGGTTTGGCCGATTTGGAAAAGGATATTCTGGATTTAAAACAAGAGCTTGAAGACGTACGAGCTTCTTATGAAGAAATCAAAGCCGAAGAAAATCCCCTCCGCATACGGCAGTTTTTGCAAAAAAAAGAACAAACGCAAAAACCGCACGAAAAAAAGAGGCCGGGCGTCGGCTTTACAATCGGCGAATGGCAACTTTTCGTCGGAAGGAGTGCGGCAGAAAACGATGAGCTTTTGCGCCGGCACGTAAACGGGCTCGATCTGTGGCTGCATACCCGCGATTGGAGCGGCGGCTACGTATTTATAAAAAACCGGCGCGGCAAAACCATTCCACTCGATATCCTCATTGACGCGGGGAACCTCGCCGTTTTTTATTCAAAGGCGCGAAAAGCCAAAACCGCCGACGTGTATTATACGCAGGTAAAATACCTGCGCCGCGCAAAGGGCGCTCCCAAGGGAACCGTCTTGCCGACTCACGAAAAAAATATTACAATTACGCTGGATGACGAGCGCATCCGCAAAATGGAGAAGATGAAAACACATGACTGA
- the fusA gene encoding elongation factor G → MSFDISKMRNIGISAHIDSGKTTLSERILFYCDKIHAIHEVRGKDGVGAVMDNMELERERGITIQSASTQVKWKDYTVNVIDTPGHVDFTVEVERSLRVLDGAILVLCSVGGVQSQSITVDRQLKRYHVPRIAFVNKCDRTGANPFKVRMQLREKLGLNAYMMEIPIGLEDKLEGVVDLITMKAIYFEGDNGTELRYAEIPAHLQADAAKYREELLDAASMFDDELMEAMLEGKETQEMIERAIRKGTLSEQFVGVFLGSAYKNKGIQPLLDGVIKYLPNPTEVKNIALDLDNNEAPVELKADEKLPCVALGFKLEDGQYGQLTYVRVYQGCLKKGDELLNTRARKKFKVGRLVRMNSSSMEDINEGSPGDIVALFGIDCASGDTFCHPSLNYAMTSMYVPDPVISLAITPKDKKSADQMAKALNRFTKEDPTFQSYVDPESNQTIIKGMGELHLEVYIERMRREYKCEVETGMPQVAYRETITQHADFNYTHKKQTGGSGQYGRVAGFLEPLEGKDYEFVDAIKGGAIPNEFIPSCDKGFRASMTKGALIGFPIVGIKATINDGQSHPVDSSDIAFQQAAIGGFREAYLKAKPVILEPIMKVSIEGPTEFQGNIFAVINQRRGIIISSTEDGNFSRVDAEVPLSEMFGFSTVLRSLTQGKAEFSMEFEKYGKVPTGIAETLIKEYEEKRKKNQ, encoded by the coding sequence ATGAGTTTTGATATTTCAAAGATGAGAAATATCGGTATCAGTGCCCATATTGACTCGGGAAAAACAACCCTGTCCGAACGTATTCTTTTTTATTGCGACAAAATTCATGCCATCCATGAAGTACGCGGAAAAGACGGAGTCGGTGCCGTAATGGACAATATGGAACTGGAGCGGGAACGCGGTATTACGATTCAGTCCGCATCCACACAGGTTAAATGGAAAGATTACACCGTCAATGTTATCGATACGCCCGGCCACGTCGACTTTACCGTTGAAGTCGAACGTTCTTTGCGCGTTTTGGACGGAGCCATTTTGGTTTTGTGTTCCGTCGGCGGCGTTCAGTCGCAGTCAATAACCGTAGACCGCCAATTAAAACGCTACCATGTTCCGAGAATCGCCTTTGTCAACAAATGCGACCGCACGGGCGCGAACCCTTTTAAAGTCCGCATGCAGCTGCGGGAAAAACTCGGCCTTAACGCGTACATGATGGAAATCCCGATCGGACTGGAAGACAAGCTCGAAGGCGTTGTCGATCTTATCACGATGAAGGCGATTTATTTTGAAGGCGATAACGGTACCGAATTGCGCTACGCCGAAATTCCCGCACACTTGCAAGCCGATGCGGCAAAATACCGCGAAGAACTTTTGGATGCCGCGTCCATGTTCGACGACGAACTTATGGAAGCCATGCTCGAAGGTAAGGAAACGCAGGAAATGATCGAACGGGCAATTCGCAAAGGAACCTTGAGCGAACAGTTCGTCGGCGTATTCCTCGGTTCGGCATATAAAAACAAGGGCATTCAGCCGCTTTTGGACGGCGTCATCAAATACCTTCCGAACCCGACCGAAGTAAAAAACATCGCTTTGGATTTGGACAACAACGAAGCGCCGGTCGAATTAAAAGCCGACGAAAAACTTCCCTGCGTCGCTTTGGGCTTTAAACTGGAAGACGGGCAATACGGCCAGCTCACCTACGTCCGCGTGTATCAGGGCTGTTTAAAAAAAGGCGACGAACTTTTAAATACGCGCGCACGCAAAAAATTCAAAGTAGGCCGTTTGGTGCGCATGAACTCTTCTTCAATGGAAGACATAAACGAAGGTTCTCCGGGCGACATTGTCGCGCTGTTCGGCATAGACTGCGCATCCGGCGATACGTTCTGCCATCCGAGCTTAAACTATGCGATGACTTCAATGTACGTGCCCGATCCGGTTATTTCGCTCGCCATTACGCCCAAAGACAAAAAATCGGCCGACCAAATGGCAAAGGCTTTGAACCGCTTTACGAAAGAAGACCCCACGTTCCAATCGTATGTGGACCCCGAATCGAACCAAACGATTATCAAGGGTATGGGCGAGCTTCACTTGGAAGTATACATCGAACGCATGAGGCGTGAATATAAGTGCGAAGTCGAAACGGGTATGCCGCAGGTTGCCTACCGCGAAACGATTACCCAGCATGCCGACTTCAACTATACGCATAAAAAGCAAACCGGAGGTTCCGGACAGTACGGCCGCGTCGCCGGCTTCCTCGAACCGCTGGAAGGCAAAGATTACGAGTTTGTCGATGCCATAAAAGGCGGTGCCATTCCGAACGAATTTATTCCGTCCTGCGATAAAGGCTTCAGAGCTTCGATGACAAAGGGCGCCCTGATCGGCTTCCCCATCGTCGGCATTAAAGCGACGATAAACGACGGCCAATCGCACCCGGTAGACTCTTCCGATATTGCATTCCAGCAAGCGGCGATCGGCGGATTCCGCGAAGCGTACTTAAAAGCAAAGCCGGTTATTTTGGAACCGATTATGAAGGTTTCGATCGAAGGCCCCACCGAATTTCAGGGAAACATTTTTGCCGTCATCAATCAAAGACGCGGTATTATCATTTCGTCCACCGAAGACGGCAATTTCAGCCGCGTCGATGCCGAAGTTCCCTTAAGCGAAATGTTCGGCTTTTCGACGGTTTTGCGTTCTTTAACTCAGGGCAAGGCGGAATTCTCGATGGAATTCGAAAAATACGGAAAGGTTCCGACGGGCATTGCCGAAACGCTGATAAAAGAATACGAAGAAAAGCGTAAAAAGAATCAATAA
- a CDS encoding FAD-dependent oxidoreductase produces the protein MKLSDNRIVSKIAVLSVCLVTILLLAAGCGNGTAKVKWDYQADVVIVGAGGAGLPAGLKAIEDGASVLFVETNWDVGGHAAVSEGQLHSGGSTVSQKEWGIEDSADLYYYDHTRGQAVDSRFNEFSQVRSVANSMAKAYDFILKNGVKILEIEPMVRNYYRDGGSDPDSVGRMTYSDSGEWKNEYTGTTAAGVAITRPLEKSLRDKGAKFLLNYHMDKIYREGVQSGKVLGVQASYTPHILPGESKPLTSLMTEGNIDNTKKTLNIKANKAVIIATGGSTGNVQFRTMFDPRLGPEYDGLGGMPFSDQDASGEIAAMEIGAALMSLSSYQMTEGGAQMKAPNRIGCQYGYGRGFMRDSKLWAISRATGIEMDLNSMIVVNMLGQRFANEDDYRGVFPGPEYQRFFNSAASSVFIDADGDGNAECYGGPVWAIVDDAAAKRNDWVMEQGVLDFEGGYAFKADTLEELAQKIVNKYYENIKMDPKTLVNTVNRYNSFVAAGKDDDWGKTTLKNQIKTGPFYALWAVSNIHDTLAGLRVDDKMQVVDLHGKLIPNLFCAGESAGGMRVHGLGRVITAGYIAGRSAASVDKDGFATASTALDPAFAGDETNYKTKTDKASFFAPRGSTRATKTHSDKEAELKAIASGQKTTAASGSIFNYTSMSGAANNTFTGASDKGMGGTVRVQITVKDGKMTDIKVIKHSETPGIGPEAIAKLTEQALQKQSAQLDTVSGATMTSTAFKEALATAMKKAGLTK, from the coding sequence ATGAAATTATCGGACAATCGCATTGTATCAAAAATTGCGGTTTTATCTGTTTGTTTGGTCACGATACTTTTGCTGGCTGCAGGATGCGGCAACGGTACCGCAAAAGTCAAATGGGACTATCAGGCCGATGTCGTCATCGTCGGAGCAGGCGGAGCAGGTTTGCCCGCCGGTCTTAAAGCGATCGAAGACGGCGCATCCGTTTTGTTCGTGGAAACGAACTGGGATGTCGGCGGACACGCGGCGGTCAGCGAAGGTCAGCTTCACTCAGGCGGCAGCACGGTTTCGCAAAAAGAATGGGGCATCGAAGATTCGGCCGACTTGTATTACTACGATCATACCAGAGGTCAAGCGGTCGATTCGCGTTTTAACGAATTTTCCCAAGTGCGTTCCGTTGCGAACAGCATGGCAAAAGCGTACGACTTTATTTTAAAGAACGGCGTTAAGATTTTGGAAATCGAACCGATGGTTCGCAATTACTACCGCGACGGCGGATCGGATCCGGACAGCGTCGGACGCATGACCTATTCCGACAGCGGCGAATGGAAAAACGAATACACCGGCACGACAGCTGCAGGCGTCGCAATTACCCGTCCGCTCGAAAAATCACTGCGCGACAAGGGTGCGAAATTCCTTTTGAACTACCACATGGACAAAATCTACCGCGAAGGCGTTCAATCCGGAAAAGTATTGGGCGTACAGGCAAGCTATACGCCGCACATTTTGCCCGGCGAAAGCAAACCGCTTACGAGCCTTATGACGGAAGGGAACATCGACAACACGAAAAAAACGCTGAACATTAAAGCGAACAAAGCCGTTATCATCGCAACCGGCGGTTCGACCGGCAACGTGCAATTCCGCACGATGTTCGACCCGCGCCTCGGCCCCGAATACGACGGCTTGGGAGGCATGCCCTTCTCCGATCAGGATGCATCGGGTGAAATCGCCGCAATGGAAATCGGTGCCGCTCTTATGTCGCTTTCGTCTTATCAAATGACCGAAGGCGGCGCGCAGATGAAAGCGCCGAACCGCATCGGCTGCCAGTACGGCTACGGCCGCGGTTTTATGAGAGACAGCAAACTCTGGGCGATTTCGAGAGCAACCGGTATCGAAATGGATCTCAACAGCATGATCGTCGTCAACATGCTCGGCCAGCGCTTTGCCAACGAAGACGATTATCGCGGAGTATTCCCCGGTCCCGAATATCAGCGCTTTTTTAACAGCGCCGCATCGAGCGTATTTATCGACGCGGACGGCGACGGAAACGCCGAATGCTACGGCGGCCCGGTATGGGCGATCGTCGACGACGCGGCCGCAAAACGCAACGACTGGGTTATGGAACAGGGCGTTCTCGATTTCGAAGGCGGCTATGCGTTCAAAGCGGACACGCTTGAAGAACTCGCACAAAAAATTGTCAACAAATACTACGAAAACATCAAGATGGATCCCAAAACCCTCGTCAACACGGTTAACCGCTACAATTCGTTTGTCGCGGCCGGAAAAGACGACGATTGGGGAAAAACCACGCTTAAAAACCAAATCAAAACCGGACCTTTTTATGCACTGTGGGCGGTATCGAACATCCACGACACGCTTGCGGGTTTGCGCGTCGACGACAAAATGCAGGTTGTCGACTTGCACGGAAAACTCATTCCGAACCTCTTTTGCGCGGGCGAATCCGCCGGCGGTATGAGAGTGCACGGTTTGGGCCGCGTTATCACGGCGGGTTATATCGCAGGCCGCTCGGCCGCTTCCGTTGACAAAGACGGATTTGCGACGGCGAGCACGGCGCTCGATCCCGCATTTGCCGGCGATGAAACGAACTACAAGACGAAGACCGACAAAGCTTCGTTCTTTGCGCCCCGCGGTTCCACGCGCGCAACGAAAACGCATTCGGACAAAGAAGCCGAATTGAAGGCTATCGCATCCGGTCAAAAAACGACTGCGGCATCCGGTTCCATCTTCAACTATACGAGTATGTCGGGTGCAGCAAACAATACCTTTACGGGCGCATCCGACAAGGGTATGGGCGGAACCGTTCGCGTACAGATTACGGTTAAAGACGGCAAAATGACGGACATCAAAGTGATCAAACACTCCGAAACGCCCGGCATCGGCCCCGAAGCGATCGCAAAACTGACCGAGCAGGCGCTGCAAAAACAAAGCGCACAGCTCGACACGGTTTCCGGCGCGACCATGACGTCGACCGCTTTCAAAGAAGCGCTCGCGACGGCTATGAAAAAAGCCGGTTTAACAAAATAA
- a CDS encoding zinc-binding dehydrogenase — MKTKAVRLYGVNDLRLEEFELPPIKDDEILAEIVSDSVCMSSHKLAMQGDAHKRVRAKLSENPVIIGHEFCGTLVEVGKKWQHQFKAGQKFAIQPALNKDGTLWAPGYSYAHIGGDATYIIIPAEVMELGCLLEYKADNFFMGSLSEPVSCVVGAFHAQYHTTAGSYEHRMGIVEGGSLALLAGVGPMGLTAIDYAVHNPRKPGFLVVTDIDDARLQRAESLLPPSEAAKHGVKLVYVNTRDIKDPAAKLKELNGGKLYDDVFVFAPVKPVVELGDSLCGKDGCLNFFAGPTDPSFSAMYNFYNVHYESHHVVGTSGGNTDDIKESLHMMAKGELNPVTMITHVGGLDQVADTVINLDKIPGGKKLIYTHKKLPLTALADFEAKGKTDPFFAELAKIVQKSDMLWSKEAEDYLLKHAPDL; from the coding sequence ATGAAAACAAAAGCTGTCCGTTTATACGGAGTAAACGATTTGAGGCTGGAAGAATTCGAACTTCCGCCCATTAAAGACGACGAAATCCTTGCGGAAATCGTTTCCGATTCGGTATGTATGTCGAGCCACAAGCTTGCCATGCAGGGCGACGCGCATAAACGCGTGCGCGCAAAGCTGTCTGAAAATCCGGTTATTATCGGGCACGAATTTTGCGGAACGCTGGTTGAAGTCGGCAAAAAATGGCAGCACCAATTTAAGGCGGGGCAAAAGTTCGCCATACAGCCCGCGCTGAACAAAGACGGCACGCTGTGGGCGCCCGGCTATTCATACGCCCATATCGGAGGCGATGCGACCTATATCATCATTCCTGCCGAAGTTATGGAGTTGGGCTGCCTTTTGGAATACAAGGCCGACAACTTTTTTATGGGCTCTCTTTCGGAGCCGGTATCCTGCGTTGTCGGAGCCTTCCACGCACAGTACCACACCACGGCGGGAAGCTACGAACACCGCATGGGAATCGTCGAAGGCGGCTCGCTTGCCCTTTTGGCGGGAGTCGGCCCTATGGGACTTACGGCGATCGATTACGCCGTTCACAATCCGCGCAAACCCGGTTTTTTGGTTGTAACCGACATCGACGATGCGCGGCTGCAAAGAGCCGAAAGCCTTTTACCGCCGTCCGAAGCGGCAAAGCACGGAGTAAAACTCGTGTATGTGAACACGCGCGACATTAAAGATCCGGCCGCAAAGTTAAAAGAACTTAACGGCGGCAAACTCTATGACGACGTATTCGTGTTTGCGCCCGTAAAGCCCGTTGTGGAACTCGGCGACAGCCTGTGCGGCAAAGACGGCTGTTTGAACTTTTTTGCAGGCCCCACCGACCCGTCGTTCAGCGCAATGTACAACTTTTACAATGTCCACTACGAATCCCACCACGTGGTCGGCACTTCGGGCGGCAATACCGACGACATAAAAGAATCTTTGCACATGATGGCCAAAGGCGAACTCAACCCGGTTACGATGATTACGCACGTGGGCGGACTCGACCAAGTCGCCGACACGGTTATCAATTTGGATAAGATTCCCGGCGGCAAAAAGCTGATTTATACGCATAAAAAACTGCCGCTGACCGCTTTAGCCGATTTTGAAGCAAAAGGCAAAACCGATCCGTTTTTCGCCGAACTTGCAAAAATCGTACAAAAAAGCGATATGCTGTGGTCGAAAGAAGCCGAAGATTATCTTTTGAAACACGCGCCGGATCTGTAA
- a CDS encoding FGGY family carbohydrate kinase — protein MEYAVAVIDIGMTNKKVAVYDENLHQLDAVYKTFEPLKVREPDTGAQVEAHDLAGMEDWFFEQLRTFAQKYPIKALSVTTHGATFVCIDKDGKVCVPSVLYTHEPGEQFQNEFYKKCGSKADLQRSTYTPAFGSLINPAKGIMYVQKHFAAEFAQTRTILNFPQYWGYVFTGIAGTEPTYCGCHSYLWDHKKSDWSPVTDTLGIRPLLPTKYKNTCEALGTLTEEAAKRSGLDRSTLVTMGIHDSNASLLPYFAKDDTGDFVLNSTGTWCVCMHPQDELAFNEDDIGKIVFFNQSAFRRPIKTAIFVGGMEFDTYISLYKKVHNTEQFPSFDFGKTQEVLNEKDTFLMPEIVAGSGQFTGSKPGIRERGTFYSLEDMQKGAKLPHIIRDEQRFFALLDLSLVIQTETALRRSGLKKGTKVFTEGGFRKNKLYNALLASALPENEIFLTGIAEATACGAAIAAVMALSGKPIRDLGKNADIAYTAVEKAPVTGYEAYKKAWMNETRI, from the coding sequence ATGGAATATGCTGTTGCCGTTATAGACATCGGCATGACGAACAAAAAAGTTGCCGTATACGATGAAAACCTGCATCAGCTCGATGCGGTGTACAAAACGTTTGAGCCGCTGAAAGTCCGCGAGCCGGATACGGGCGCTCAAGTCGAAGCGCACGATTTGGCGGGAATGGAAGATTGGTTTTTCGAGCAATTGCGCACTTTCGCGCAAAAGTATCCGATTAAAGCGCTGTCGGTAACGACGCACGGGGCAACCTTTGTCTGCATCGATAAGGACGGAAAAGTGTGCGTCCCGTCGGTTCTTTACACGCACGAGCCGGGTGAACAATTCCAAAACGAATTTTATAAAAAATGCGGAAGCAAAGCCGACTTGCAGCGCAGCACGTATACGCCGGCGTTCGGGTCGCTCATAAATCCCGCAAAGGGCATTATGTATGTGCAAAAACATTTTGCCGCGGAATTCGCCCAAACGCGCACTATTTTGAATTTCCCCCAGTATTGGGGCTATGTGTTTACCGGCATTGCGGGAACCGAACCGACGTATTGCGGCTGTCACAGCTATTTGTGGGACCACAAAAAAAGCGATTGGTCGCCCGTAACCGACACGCTGGGAATCCGGCCGCTTCTTCCGACGAAGTATAAAAACACTTGCGAAGCGCTCGGCACGCTGACCGAGGAAGCGGCAAAACGCTCCGGACTCGACCGCTCGACCCTCGTAACCATGGGAATCCACGATTCAAACGCATCGCTTTTGCCCTACTTTGCAAAAGACGACACGGGCGACTTTGTGCTCAATTCGACGGGCACTTGGTGCGTATGCATGCACCCGCAGGATGAATTGGCTTTTAACGAAGACGACATCGGAAAAATCGTCTTTTTCAACCAATCGGCGTTCCGCCGCCCCATAAAAACCGCCATCTTTGTGGGCGGCATGGAATTCGACACGTATATAAGTTTGTACAAAAAAGTACACAATACGGAACAATTTCCCTCGTTCGATTTCGGCAAAACGCAGGAAGTATTGAATGAAAAAGACACCTTCCTTATGCCCGAAATCGTTGCGGGTTCCGGGCAGTTCACCGGTTCAAAGCCGGGCATCCGCGAACGCGGTACCTTTTATTCCCTTGAAGACATGCAAAAAGGCGCAAAACTGCCGCACATTATACGGGACGAACAGCGCTTTTTTGCCCTGCTCGATTTGTCGCTGGTTATACAAACCGAAACCGCGCTTCGGCGTTCGGGACTAAAAAAAGGTACAAAGGTCTTTACGGAAGGAGGTTTCCGCAAAAACAAATTATACAATGCCCTGCTTGCTTCGGCGCTTCCGGAAAACGAAATATTTTTAACCGGCATTGCCGAAGCGACCGCGTGCGGTGCGGCGATAGCGGCCGTTATGGCTCTAAGCGGCAAACCGATACGCGACCTCGGCAAAAACGCCGACATAGCCTACACGGCGGTCGAAAAAGCACCCGTAACTGGCTACGAAGCGTATAAAAAAGCATGGATGAATGAAACCCGGATTTAA
- a CDS encoding SDR family NAD(P)-dependent oxidoreductase encodes MTNAAFFAPIIRGAIINLVQKPWIVQSVGSAQSAQKERKASLRIAFEGVPNDEKEAAAAVKKAFASIHKGAVPSCIELTVEGKTERFLTAPDTLSLAQAESGAVNEWNCACASCASRADVVKNKTALVTGGAQGFGEELVRGLVKQGAVVFIADLNLEGAEKLAAALNAEEKKQTAFAVKVNVADEESVENMFETAALTCGGLDLCISNAGVLRASSILEQDMASFRFVTDINYTAFAVVTKHCARLMKRQYAAAPSWPTDIIQINSKSGLEGSNKNGSYAGGKFGGIGLVESFALELVAYGIKVNAICPGNFFDGPLWSDPEKGLFVQYLKAGKVPGAQTVADVKAFYEAKVPMNRGCSGPDVLKAVLYLVEQTYETGQALPVTGGQVMLH; translated from the coding sequence ATGACAAACGCAGCATTTTTTGCGCCGATTATCCGCGGCGCGATTATAAACCTTGTGCAAAAACCGTGGATCGTACAAAGCGTCGGTTCGGCGCAATCCGCACAAAAAGAACGGAAAGCTTCGTTGCGCATCGCTTTTGAAGGCGTGCCGAACGACGAAAAAGAAGCGGCCGCAGCCGTAAAAAAGGCTTTCGCTTCGATTCACAAGGGCGCCGTTCCCTCATGCATTGAACTTACGGTTGAAGGAAAAACCGAGCGCTTTTTAACGGCGCCCGACACGCTCTCTCTTGCGCAAGCCGAAAGCGGTGCGGTAAACGAATGGAACTGCGCGTGCGCGTCTTGCGCTTCGCGTGCCGACGTCGTAAAAAACAAAACGGCCCTCGTAACCGGCGGCGCACAGGGCTTCGGCGAAGAGCTGGTGCGCGGTTTGGTAAAGCAGGGCGCCGTCGTCTTTATTGCCGATTTAAACCTTGAAGGCGCCGAAAAACTTGCCGCCGCTTTAAACGCCGAAGAAAAAAAACAAACAGCCTTTGCCGTTAAAGTAAACGTCGCCGATGAAGAATCCGTCGAAAATATGTTCGAAACGGCCGCCCTTACCTGCGGCGGCTTGGATCTGTGCATAAGCAATGCGGGCGTCCTTCGCGCTTCAAGCATTTTGGAGCAGGACATGGCCTCGTTCCGTTTTGTTACCGATATAAACTACACGGCCTTCGCCGTCGTAACGAAGCACTGCGCACGCCTTATGAAGCGCCAATACGCGGCCGCCCCTTCATGGCCGACCGACATCATTCAAATCAATTCAAAGTCGGGCTTGGAAGGCTCGAATAAAAACGGCTCTTATGCCGGAGGCAAATTCGGCGGCATAGGATTGGTTGAAAGTTTTGCGCTGGAATTGGTCGCCTACGGTATTAAAGTGAACGCAATATGCCCCGGAAACTTTTTCGACGGGCCGCTGTGGTCGGATCCGGAAAAAGGCCTGTTCGTGCAGTACTTAAAAGCCGGCAAAGTTCCCGGCGCACAAACGGTTGCCGACGTAAAAGCCTTTTACGAAGCAAAGGTTCCGATGAACAGAGGATGTTCCGGCCCGGACGTTTTAAAAGCCGTGCTCTACCTTGTCGAACAGACATACGAAACGGGCCAAGCACTTCCGGTAACCGGCGGACAGGTTATGCTGCATTAA